A genomic segment from Paenibacillus sp. FSL K6-1096 encodes:
- a CDS encoding UTRA domain-containing protein, with amino-acid sequence MKLNVSSQSPLYLQLKQVIKEDIQRGVYKPGQKLPPEAEIGSTYGVSRITVRRAITDLVEEGVLHSQQGKGSYVRELKEKRELISVGSFSDMTMASGKTPSAQILSNMVITADEKLAETFRIKPGDPVLKLQRLLFIDNEPFIIEHSYFHLGLMPEFEKFIGESPSTYQIMKKRYDIEPTYSEKTLEVILATEFECRLFHCDRGTPLYQIDKITYDDQDRRLHYSQSVYLASKVIFTINTGKRGQD; translated from the coding sequence ATGAAATTAAATGTATCCAGTCAAAGTCCGCTCTACCTGCAATTGAAGCAGGTCATTAAAGAGGACATTCAACGAGGCGTCTATAAACCGGGCCAGAAGCTGCCCCCGGAAGCTGAGATCGGCAGTACCTACGGTGTCAGCCGGATTACGGTACGCCGGGCCATCACCGATCTGGTGGAGGAGGGGGTGCTGCACAGCCAGCAGGGCAAAGGCAGCTATGTACGTGAGCTGAAGGAGAAGCGGGAGCTGATCTCGGTCGGCAGCTTTTCCGACATGACTATGGCCTCCGGGAAGACACCGAGCGCACAGATTCTGTCCAATATGGTGATTACAGCCGATGAGAAGCTGGCGGAGACCTTCCGCATCAAGCCCGGCGACCCGGTGCTGAAGCTGCAGCGGCTGCTGTTCATTGACAATGAGCCGTTTATCATCGAGCACTCTTATTTCCACCTGGGCCTGATGCCGGAGTTCGAGAAGTTTATCGGCGAGTCGCCCTCCACGTACCAGATCATGAAGAAGCGTTACGATATCGAGCCCACGTATTCCGAGAAGACGCTTGAGGTCATTCTGGCTACAGAGTTTGAGTGCCGGCTGTTCCATTGTGACCGGGGGACCCCGCTCTATCAGATTGACAAGATTACCTATGACGATCAGGACCGGCGGCTTCATTATTCGCAGTCGGTCTATCTGGCCAGCAAGGTGATCTTCACGATCAACACCGGCAAGCGCGGTCAAGACTAG
- a CDS encoding cupin, whose amino-acid sequence MKADIYEYEGVGIQTVYKNEEWLVCIKNWKPDNDIDGLHRLEVHLETDEQFIPIHGRSILLAAERKDGKFDIELTEMEPGKVYNIPKNTWFYTIVEKDAKLAYVQHANTSNDNSEYCELSESELADVQARARKLWKL is encoded by the coding sequence ATGAAAGCGGATATTTATGAATATGAAGGTGTAGGCATTCAGACGGTCTACAAGAATGAGGAATGGCTCGTCTGCATCAAGAACTGGAAGCCGGATAATGACATTGACGGTCTGCACCGGCTGGAGGTGCATCTGGAGACCGATGAGCAGTTCATTCCGATCCACGGCCGGAGCATTCTGCTGGCGGCAGAGCGCAAGGACGGCAAGTTCGATATTGAGCTGACCGAGATGGAGCCGGGAAAAGTGTACAATATTCCGAAGAACACCTGGTTCTATACCATTGTCGAAAAGGATGCCAAGCTTGCTTACGTACAGCATGCCAATACCTCGAATGACAATAGCGAATACTGCGAGCTGTCGGAGTCTGAGCTGGCGGATGTGCAGGCGAGAGCGCGCAAGCTCTGGAAGCTGTAA
- a CDS encoding sugar phosphate isomerase/epimerase family protein — translation MIQLDQVAAANFHYKRYSLEYFLDSAARLGFKNIELWASGPHFHLDYYTPQMVRDLKQKIRDRGLKVICFTPEQSVYPISISHPDPAYRKASVEFFQRHIEAAVELDCDQMLVTTGLAYLDADDQEMWKWIRESLGEICKTAEREGVKLPLEAFTSFSTHVFNSAAHIARMIEEVGSPNLKGLADTDVMATTGKDTIHDFIRDLGSNMTYVHFVDGNPGGHLVPGEGKLPMEEALQALQDCGYKGYLGLELLDRRYVLEPEQAMRDSLAWFKQRL, via the coding sequence ATGATACAGCTAGATCAGGTCGCTGCCGCTAATTTTCATTACAAACGGTATTCCCTGGAGTATTTCCTGGACTCTGCTGCCCGGCTGGGCTTCAAGAACATTGAGCTGTGGGCGTCAGGCCCCCACTTCCACCTGGACTATTACACACCGCAGATGGTTCGGGACCTGAAGCAGAAGATTAGAGACCGCGGGCTGAAGGTGATCTGCTTCACACCTGAGCAGAGCGTCTATCCGATCAGCATCAGCCATCCCGACCCGGCATACCGCAAGGCCAGCGTCGAGTTCTTCCAGCGGCATATTGAAGCGGCGGTGGAGCTGGATTGCGACCAGATGCTGGTGACTACGGGTCTGGCTTATCTGGATGCGGATGATCAGGAGATGTGGAAATGGATCAGGGAATCGCTTGGGGAGATCTGTAAAACCGCCGAACGGGAGGGCGTGAAGCTGCCGCTCGAAGCGTTCACCTCATTCTCGACCCATGTGTTCAATTCGGCAGCGCATATTGCCAGAATGATTGAGGAAGTGGGCAGTCCGAACCTGAAGGGGCTGGCGGATACGGATGTGATGGCGACAACCGGCAAAGACACGATCCATGACTTCATCCGGGATCTGGGCAGCAATATGACCTATGTGCATTTCGTGGACGGCAACCCCGGCGGCCATCTTGTTCCCGGAGAAGGTAAGCTGCCGATGGAAGAGGCACTTCAGGCATTACAGGATTGCGGATACAAGGGGTATCTGGGTCTGGAGCTGCTGGACCGGAGATATGTGCTGGAGCCTGAGCAGGCGATGCGGGATTCCCTGGCCTGGTTCAAGCAGCGGCTGTAG
- a CDS encoding anaerobic C4-dicarboxylate transporter yields MFWFELLIIFLLIFFGARVGDVFMGLLGGVGVAIFVFLFKVQPSSPPVDVMLIILAVVLAASALQSSGGLNFLVHVAEKMLHRSPKNVTIVAPVICWLFTFLSGTGHVVYSLLPIINKLAIDSGIRPERPISNSIIASQQAITCSPVSAATAAMLGLMAPFGVDLGTILIIAIPSTLLGVIASALLTIRKGKELADDPEYQRRLAEGLMDEGLGEPAPSKQQEKQEPQAASKGARAAVILFLLGVLSIVVLGLFSELRPSWTVDGTTTVLSMAHTIEIVMLVCASLIIIVCKPQIESILNGSIFRAGALAMVCAFGLAWMSSTFIGGQTEFIQEHVASIVNSQPWMLAVIMFIVAALTTSQGATTLIMIPIAIALNLPTYIIIGAWMAVNANFFLPVSAQCLAAISFDTAGTTKIGKYVLNHSFMTPGMINIVISVVTATLLGSFLI; encoded by the coding sequence ATGTTCTGGTTTGAACTATTAATTATCTTCCTGCTTATTTTCTTTGGTGCCAGAGTCGGAGATGTGTTCATGGGACTGTTGGGCGGCGTGGGTGTGGCGATCTTCGTCTTCCTGTTCAAGGTGCAGCCTTCTTCGCCTCCTGTGGACGTTATGCTTATCATCCTGGCCGTCGTGCTGGCCGCCTCGGCGCTCCAGTCTTCGGGCGGTCTGAATTTCCTGGTCCATGTAGCGGAGAAAATGCTGCACAGGTCGCCGAAGAATGTCACTATTGTCGCTCCGGTGATCTGCTGGCTGTTCACCTTCCTGTCCGGTACAGGGCATGTTGTCTATAGTCTGCTGCCGATTATCAACAAGCTGGCAATCGACAGCGGCATCCGGCCGGAACGTCCGATCTCCAACAGTATTATTGCATCGCAGCAGGCCATCACCTGCTCGCCGGTATCGGCGGCGACCGCTGCCATGCTGGGTCTTATGGCACCGTTCGGCGTGGACCTCGGTACCATTCTGATCATCGCTATTCCGTCCACACTGCTCGGGGTCATTGCAAGCGCTCTCCTGACCATCCGCAAAGGCAAGGAACTGGCGGATGATCCCGAATATCAGCGCAGGCTGGCTGAAGGTCTGATGGATGAAGGGCTGGGCGAACCTGCTCCGTCCAAGCAGCAGGAGAAGCAAGAGCCGCAAGCGGCGTCCAAAGGCGCGCGGGCCGCAGTTATTCTGTTCCTGCTCGGCGTACTGTCGATTGTAGTGCTTGGTTTGTTCAGTGAGCTGCGCCCGTCCTGGACTGTAGACGGTACGACCACGGTTCTGTCGATGGCCCATACGATTGAAATTGTGATGCTCGTCTGCGCTTCCCTGATTATTATCGTCTGCAAGCCGCAGATCGAGTCGATTCTGAACGGCTCTATTTTCCGGGCGGGGGCTCTGGCTATGGTCTGTGCGTTCGGTCTGGCCTGGATGAGCAGCACGTTCATCGGCGGACAGACGGAGTTCATTCAAGAGCATGTTGCTTCTATCGTAAATAGCCAGCCTTGGATGCTCGCAGTCATTATGTTCATTGTTGCCGCGCTTACGACTAGCCAAGGCGCAACCACGCTGATTATGATTCCGATTGCCATTGCGCTTAATCTGCCGACCTATATCATTATCGGAGCCTGGATGGCGGTTAACGCGAACTTCTTCCTGCCGGTGTCAGCCCAGTGTCTGGCCGCAATTTCCTTCGATACCGCAGGCACCACCAAGATCGGCAAATATGTGCTGAATCACAGCTTCATGACGCCGGGTATGATCAACATTGTTATATCTGTCGTGACGGCAACGCTTCTGGGAAGCTTCCTTATATAA
- a CDS encoding fructoselysine 6-kinase → MNSFKVIGIGDNVVDKYVHQGMMYPGGNALNFCAYATMRGVASAYLGKFGSDEVARYIRQVIDELGIDRSACRSFEGENGYARVTLEEGDRVFLGSNKGGIAKEQPWNFTEPDLEYMKQFAVIHTSLNSYIEQDLPVLRKSGVPVSYDFSVRWNDDYLQQVCPYIDIAFLSCSHLTAEEREREMRKAQNLGARIVVGTVGEDGSYALLGNHWLYQSAVTTDAIDTMGAGDSYITAFLVELIMNSPEQRIDFSREDALLERIQASMSKGAEFAAEICRVNGAFGFGTPLV, encoded by the coding sequence ATGAACTCATTTAAAGTAATCGGCATCGGCGACAATGTCGTCGATAAATATGTCCATCAGGGAATGATGTATCCTGGCGGCAATGCCTTGAATTTCTGTGCTTATGCCACCATGCGTGGTGTAGCGTCTGCTTACCTGGGAAAATTCGGCAGCGATGAGGTCGCCCGGTATATCCGGCAGGTGATCGACGAGCTGGGCATTGACCGCAGCGCCTGCCGCAGCTTCGAGGGCGAGAACGGATATGCACGGGTTACCCTGGAGGAGGGAGACCGCGTGTTCCTAGGGTCCAACAAAGGCGGGATTGCCAAGGAGCAGCCCTGGAATTTCACCGAGCCGGATCTGGAATATATGAAGCAATTTGCGGTGATCCACACAAGCCTGAACAGTTACATCGAGCAGGATTTGCCAGTGCTGCGGAAGAGCGGTGTGCCCGTCTCTTATGATTTCTCCGTTCGCTGGAACGATGATTACCTGCAGCAGGTATGCCCGTATATCGATATCGCGTTTCTGTCCTGCAGCCATCTGACGGCTGAAGAGCGGGAGCGGGAGATGCGCAAGGCGCAGAATCTTGGTGCCCGAATCGTGGTCGGTACGGTAGGTGAAGACGGGTCTTACGCGCTGCTCGGCAATCACTGGTTGTATCAGAGCGCCGTCACCACGGATGCTATAGACACTATGGGCGCGGGAGATTCTTATATCACTGCTTTTCTGGTGGAGCTGATTATGAATTCCCCGGAGCAACGGATCGACTTCAGCCGGGAGGATGCGCTTCTTGAACGGATTCAGGCAAGCATGAGTAAGGGAGCGGAGTTTGCAGCCGAAATCTGCCGGGTTAACGGAGCGTTTGGATTCGGCACCCCGCTGGTCTGA
- a CDS encoding GntR family transcriptional regulator — translation MLDHSESSPLYKQLQEKILDNIHNGTLKPGDKLPTELELSESNQVSRVTVRAALDALTSEGYLVRIPGKGTFITKDKIKKNVAETIGFSDTCRLQNKVPGAKVIKCIIEDATLLDQEHLDLKSGDKVISIERIRYADGIPISVEYSRFPSAYSFLLNEDLNDKSLYEILRTKYKVTFGHARKYIVMEYATFDVATYLNIKEGHPLLSIKSTVSSPDGSKIHRSKQLILGDKFELIV, via the coding sequence ATGCTTGACCATTCCGAGTCATCGCCATTATACAAACAGCTTCAGGAGAAGATTCTGGACAACATTCATAACGGCACCCTGAAGCCGGGGGATAAGCTGCCCACCGAGCTTGAGCTGAGCGAGTCCAACCAGGTTAGCCGCGTAACGGTTCGTGCCGCACTCGACGCGCTGACCTCTGAGGGTTATCTGGTACGTATTCCGGGCAAGGGTACTTTCATTACCAAAGACAAGATCAAGAAGAATGTGGCCGAGACGATCGGCTTCAGCGATACATGCCGGCTGCAGAACAAGGTTCCGGGTGCCAAAGTAATCAAATGTATCATTGAGGACGCTACGCTGCTGGATCAGGAGCATCTGGACCTGAAGTCCGGCGACAAGGTGATCAGCATTGAGCGCATCCGTTATGCAGACGGCATTCCTATCTCGGTGGAATATTCACGGTTTCCTTCAGCCTATTCCTTCCTGCTGAATGAGGATCTGAACGACAAGTCTCTGTATGAGATCTTAAGAACCAAATACAAGGTCACCTTCGGCCACGCCCGCAAATATATCGTCATGGAATACGCCACCTTTGATGTAGCTACCTACCTGAATATCAAAGAAGGCCATCCGCTGCTGAGCATCAAGAGCACGGTATCCAGTCCGGACGGGAGTAAGATCCACCGCTCCAAGCAGCTGATTCTGGGCGACAAGTTCGAGCTGATTGTATAA
- a CDS encoding sugar phosphate isomerase/epimerase gives MQDTLRIGTLVPGGEAVKTIPQIVQHGFESFQLNFWQTLGETDLVETAARVRELAAEHGFVISAVGIYGNPLGGSEGSEATLAGWEQLIEHAHLFGTDIVSGFTGRLPGSSIDESLPRFAEVFGELSKRAADKGLRIAFENCAMGGSWQQGDWNIAHNPTAWEQMFNSVPADNLGLEWEPAHQMTALIDPVPQLRKWTGKIFHVHGKDATIAWDIIKEYGIHGPRSYVWDRTPGFGDTNWTDIITILRQGGYQGTIDIEGWHDPVYRDELEMTGQVHALNYLKQCRGGSLVPNPVL, from the coding sequence ATGCAGGATACACTCAGAATTGGCACGCTGGTCCCTGGCGGTGAAGCCGTCAAGACCATTCCGCAGATTGTACAGCACGGCTTTGAATCGTTTCAGTTGAACTTCTGGCAGACCCTTGGAGAGACGGATCTGGTGGAGACGGCGGCACGGGTCCGCGAGCTTGCGGCCGAGCATGGCTTCGTGATCTCCGCTGTCGGAATCTACGGCAATCCGCTTGGCGGCAGCGAGGGGAGCGAGGCGACTCTGGCAGGCTGGGAGCAGCTGATCGAGCATGCCCACCTGTTCGGCACGGATATCGTCAGCGGCTTCACCGGGCGGCTGCCCGGCTCATCCATTGACGAATCGCTTCCGCGGTTCGCCGAGGTGTTCGGGGAGCTGTCGAAGCGGGCTGCGGACAAGGGGCTGCGGATCGCTTTTGAGAACTGTGCGATGGGCGGCAGCTGGCAGCAGGGCGACTGGAATATTGCCCATAATCCTACAGCCTGGGAGCAAATGTTCAACAGCGTTCCGGCCGATAATCTGGGCCTGGAATGGGAGCCTGCCCACCAGATGACTGCGCTGATTGACCCGGTTCCGCAGCTGCGCAAGTGGACCGGTAAGATCTTCCATGTGCACGGCAAGGATGCGACCATCGCCTGGGATATCATCAAGGAGTACGGAATTCATGGTCCGAGGTCTTATGTCTGGGACCGGACGCCGGGCTTCGGGGATACGAACTGGACGGATATTATCACTATTCTCCGCCAGGGCGGCTATCAGGGCACCATCGATATTGAAGGCTGGCATGATCCGGTCTACCGGGATGAGCTGGAGATGACCGGCCAGGTCCACGCGCTGAATTATCTGAAGCAGTGCCGGGGCGGCAGCCTTGTGCCGAATCCCGTGCTGTAA
- a CDS encoding LacI family DNA-binding transcriptional regulator, whose amino-acid sequence MDVNIKDIARLSGVGISTVSRVINNKGLVSDATREKVLSVVKEYNYIPNSNARNLKTTQSKNIALMVKGITNPFFSIMIKEIERQVNLRGYPFLIHQVEDGTDEINAAIQLVKEKNLSGIIFMGGTYNHSEEKFKQLTVPFVLTTITTSQEVDPSIFSSVTIDESKEAYKATSYLISLGHKSIGFLAKSPMLEDTTGSRRLLGYKMALEEHNLPYNAGLVEDCEYSPSSGFNAARRLLNRDRSVTAIFSAADTIAIGAAKAVLTAGLSIPDDISIIGFDGIEMAEYYHPALDTISQPGTEMALSSVGVLFDLIANRTAHQHIVYDAVLLKRGSCKMIKGR is encoded by the coding sequence GTGGATGTAAACATTAAGGATATCGCAAGGCTGTCAGGTGTCGGAATCTCGACTGTATCCAGAGTCATCAATAATAAAGGCCTGGTGAGCGATGCGACCCGGGAGAAGGTTCTGAGTGTCGTCAAGGAATACAATTATATTCCCAATTCCAACGCGCGCAATCTGAAAACCACGCAATCCAAAAATATTGCACTCATGGTCAAAGGGATCACGAACCCGTTCTTCTCCATTATGATCAAAGAAATTGAACGCCAGGTGAATCTGCGCGGTTATCCGTTTCTCATCCATCAGGTGGAGGACGGAACGGATGAGATCAATGCGGCCATTCAGCTGGTGAAGGAGAAGAACCTTAGCGGGATTATTTTCATGGGCGGTACCTATAATCATTCCGAAGAGAAATTCAAGCAGCTTACGGTTCCGTTCGTACTCACGACGATTACCACCTCGCAGGAAGTGGACCCGTCGATTTTCTCCAGTGTAACTATTGACGAATCTAAGGAAGCCTACAAGGCAACCTCTTATCTCATTTCTCTTGGACATAAAAGCATCGGCTTCCTCGCCAAATCCCCTATGCTGGAGGATACGACAGGCAGCCGGCGGCTTCTCGGATACAAGATGGCCCTGGAAGAGCATAATCTGCCTTACAACGCAGGACTTGTAGAAGATTGTGAATACAGTCCCAGCTCGGGCTTCAATGCTGCGCGCAGGCTGCTTAACCGGGACCGGAGCGTGACCGCGATCTTCTCGGCAGCTGACACCATCGCCATCGGTGCGGCCAAGGCAGTGCTGACCGCAGGCTTGTCGATTCCGGACGATATCTCCATTATCGGGTTCGACGGGATTGAGATGGCTGAGTATTATCACCCGGCGCTGGATACGATCAGCCAGCCGGGCACGGAAATGGCGCTGTCCAGTGTAGGCGTGCTGTTCGATCTGATCGCGAACCGGACCGCCCATCAGCATATTGTCTATGATGCGGTCTTGCTGAAGCGGGGCTCCTGCAAAATGATCAAGGGCCGTTAA
- a CDS encoding DUF3502 domain-containing protein: MKGKKIASSLAAVLMLTGVLSACSSDNNANGNTPAGSNAPSNSTNTGGVDTSKEANLVYYLWGSEGVKNKEILAEINKKLKADLNTTLEIKYIDWGDVATKYPLLFASGESFDMSHASPGAAVSYYTLASEGALTDITDMLDKVAPKLKAEIPESSWQNTKVKGRIYGVPSLYSEYTPSGYAYRTDLLKKYGMTEIKTIADMEKYMDNVVKNESFPPINGKAEDAQNMYRMLVDTTGMWLNAPGISLNELNLVTKSPEDYKTVFHPAFTQEFEDWAVKMREWADKGYWSKDVLSASLGSKDNFRAANSAGYLTHAQDWIGQYGGDIKALPDSPTAFYTFAEANKKIKRKLGVDNSTVISANSNNPERALMVIEKFMTDKSYYDLIQYGIEGQQYIIEDGVKKQPPGYNEKTDGGGFSAWSLRNDKFVIPTDTENPIRKDLFAEWDKEAIDDPYNGFSFDPANVTTEIASISNVNAQLGIQLMLGKTSKDPKTAVAEYRDQLKKAGVDKVIAEVEKQLAEFTPVN, encoded by the coding sequence ATGAAAGGGAAAAAGATTGCGTCTTCTCTGGCCGCTGTCCTCATGCTTACTGGAGTGCTATCCGCTTGTTCATCGGACAATAATGCAAACGGCAATACACCGGCAGGGTCGAACGCCCCATCCAATTCAACCAATACCGGAGGCGTAGATACATCGAAAGAAGCAAACCTGGTGTACTACCTCTGGGGCAGTGAAGGGGTTAAGAACAAGGAGATTCTGGCTGAGATTAATAAGAAGCTTAAGGCGGATCTGAATACGACGCTTGAAATCAAATATATTGACTGGGGAGACGTAGCCACCAAGTATCCGCTGCTGTTCGCTTCCGGCGAGTCCTTCGACATGTCCCATGCCTCTCCAGGCGCTGCCGTATCTTACTACACACTGGCCAGTGAAGGTGCGCTGACCGACATTACCGATATGCTGGACAAGGTGGCACCTAAGCTGAAAGCTGAGATTCCTGAATCCTCCTGGCAGAATACCAAGGTGAAGGGCAGAATCTACGGCGTACCAAGCTTGTACAGCGAATATACGCCTTCCGGGTATGCTTACCGTACGGATCTGCTGAAGAAATACGGCATGACCGAGATCAAGACGATTGCCGATATGGAGAAGTACATGGATAATGTGGTGAAGAACGAATCCTTCCCTCCGATCAACGGCAAGGCTGAGGATGCACAGAACATGTACAGAATGCTCGTAGATACTACAGGCATGTGGCTCAACGCGCCTGGTATCTCCCTGAACGAGCTGAACCTGGTGACCAAGAGCCCGGAAGATTACAAAACCGTGTTCCATCCGGCCTTCACCCAGGAATTCGAGGACTGGGCTGTAAAAATGCGTGAATGGGCCGATAAGGGCTACTGGAGCAAGGATGTACTGTCCGCTTCTCTCGGCAGCAAGGACAACTTCAGAGCCGCGAACTCCGCCGGTTATCTGACGCATGCCCAGGACTGGATCGGACAATATGGCGGAGATATCAAGGCATTGCCTGACTCTCCTACAGCCTTCTATACTTTTGCCGAAGCCAACAAGAAAATCAAACGTAAACTGGGTGTAGACAACTCGACCGTAATCAGTGCCAATTCCAACAATCCGGAGCGCGCTCTGATGGTCATCGAGAAGTTCATGACAGATAAGAGCTACTATGATCTGATTCAATACGGTATTGAAGGCCAGCAATATATCATTGAAGACGGCGTGAAGAAACAGCCTCCAGGCTACAATGAGAAAACAGACGGCGGCGGCTTCTCGGCCTGGTCGCTCAGAAACGATAAGTTCGTTATTCCGACAGATACCGAGAATCCGATCCGTAAAGACCTGTTCGCAGAATGGGATAAAGAAGCGATCGATGATCCGTACAACGGCTTCAGCTTTGATCCGGCCAATGTAACGACTGAAATTGCTTCCATCTCGAACGTCAATGCACAGCTTGGTATTCAGCTGATGCTCGGTAAGACCAGCAAAGATCCAAAAACTGCTGTGGCAGAATATCGTGATCAGCTGAAAAAAGCAGGAGTTGACAAGGTCATTGCCGAAGTAGAGAAACAATTGGCAGAATTTACACCTGTTAACTAA
- a CDS encoding carbohydrate ABC transporter permease, with the protein MASSTIKQDSGSIFIKVISYICIAVFALFCLFPFALMISSSFMNEQEIVREGYKLIPNEVSFKAYEMLLSNSNNLVNAYQVTIFITVVGTVLGLFMMSMAGFVLNRKDFKYRNFFSFLIYFTTLFSGGLIPTYILMVKHLHLKDSLFAMILPGVVGAWSIFLMRNFMKAIPDSLYESATIDGAGDFHIYWRIFMPLAVPSLATIGLFSALGFWNEWYNGMLYMDTPSKFPLQYFLQRMVNQANLGSLINSGAVINTADLPTQSIKMATAVLATGPIILLYPFIQRYFVTGLTIGAVKG; encoded by the coding sequence ATGGCAAGCTCAACTATTAAGCAGGACTCAGGCAGCATTTTCATCAAAGTGATCAGTTACATTTGTATCGCAGTGTTCGCGCTGTTCTGCCTGTTTCCTTTTGCGCTGATGATCTCCTCCTCCTTCATGAATGAGCAGGAGATTGTGCGCGAGGGGTACAAGCTAATTCCGAATGAAGTGTCCTTCAAGGCGTATGAGATGCTGCTCAGCAACTCCAATAATCTGGTGAATGCGTATCAGGTTACCATATTCATTACGGTTGTAGGTACGGTGCTGGGGCTGTTCATGATGTCCATGGCCGGCTTTGTCCTGAACCGCAAGGATTTCAAATACCGTAACTTCTTCTCCTTCCTGATCTATTTCACGACACTGTTCAGCGGAGGACTGATTCCAACTTATATCCTGATGGTCAAGCATCTCCATCTTAAGGATAGCCTATTCGCTATGATCCTTCCGGGGGTAGTCGGAGCTTGGTCGATCTTCCTGATGCGTAACTTCATGAAGGCGATCCCGGATTCCCTGTATGAATCTGCCACGATTGACGGCGCAGGTGACTTCCATATTTACTGGCGGATCTTCATGCCGCTGGCGGTTCCGTCTCTGGCGACCATCGGGCTGTTCTCGGCGCTGGGCTTCTGGAATGAGTGGTACAACGGGATGCTCTACATGGACACGCCGTCCAAGTTCCCGCTTCAATATTTCCTGCAGCGCATGGTCAATCAGGCGAATCTGGGCAGTCTCATCAACTCCGGGGCGGTCATTAATACAGCCGATCTGCCGACCCAATCGATCAAAATGGCTACAGCGGTGCTGGCCACAGGCCCGATTATTCTCCTGTATCCGTTCATTCAGCGTTACTTCGTTACCGGTCTTACCATCGGTGCTGTTAAGGGTTAA